Proteins encoded within one genomic window of Gammaproteobacteria bacterium:
- the bioC gene encoding malonyl-ACP O-methyltransferase BioC, with translation MFDDRYRIIKSQIRHSFDKAAPRYDEVAILQREVASRLLERLDLIKLAPQQILDLGCGTGHNSQHLDKRYKRAQVISLDLAPNMIKQARKHKSWFNKQCFICGDAEALPLMDNSVDLIFSSLTIQWCHDLDSVFKECFRILRPGGLLMFSTLGPDTLHELRSSWQKVDSNNHVNAFIDMHDIGDAMIRSRLSDPVMDVENITMTYNQVMTLMRDLKILGAHNMTHGRPRNLTSKTKMVAMCDAYERYRTEGVLPATYEVVYGHAWAPTNKQEAQNGADGVFRFPLDQLRKR, from the coding sequence GCAACGTGAAGTGGCTAGTCGCCTGCTGGAGCGCCTAGATCTTATCAAACTCGCACCACAACAGATCCTTGATCTGGGTTGCGGCACAGGACACAATAGCCAACACTTAGACAAGCGCTACAAACGCGCCCAAGTTATCTCGCTTGATCTTGCGCCAAACATGATCAAACAGGCACGCAAACATAAGTCCTGGTTCAACAAACAGTGCTTCATTTGTGGTGATGCGGAGGCACTCCCCCTTATGGATAACAGTGTAGACCTCATCTTCTCCAGCCTGACCATTCAATGGTGCCATGACCTCGATAGTGTTTTCAAAGAGTGCTTTCGAATACTCAGGCCCGGCGGGCTGTTGATGTTTTCCACCCTGGGACCCGACACACTCCATGAGCTGCGCAGTAGCTGGCAAAAAGTTGATAGCAACAACCATGTCAACGCCTTTATTGACATGCACGACATCGGCGATGCGATGATTCGCAGCCGATTATCTGACCCGGTAATGGATGTTGAAAATATCACCATGACCTACAACCAAGTTATGACACTGATGCGCGACCTTAAAATACTCGGCGCCCACAACATGACCCATGGCCGCCCCCGCAACCTGACCAGCAAAACAAAAATGGTCGCCATGTGCGATGCATATGAGCGCTATCGCACCGAAGGGGTTCTTCCCGCCACCTATGAAGTGGTCTACGGCCACGCTTGGGCACCCACAAATAAACAAGAAGCACAAAATGGGGCTGATGGCGTATTTCGCTTCCCCCTCGACCAATTGCGAAAACGTTAA
- a CDS encoding DUF481 domain-containing protein has translation MKPSIISSSIAALLLSASAQATPFSGEAELGWISTSGNTETDSLTIKAKGEKAYGKVKHHIAGEVLRSSNTTAGVKRDTAKRYLLAYKADYTLTDKGYAFLSLNYENDRFSGYDRRTSELVGYGHQFHDNETIKSRAELSVGARQSTLTTAVNGDDSESETVVKLQGNLEWTVSETTLFSQDIAIEVGDESTISKSISALKVNINSSLAMKLTYTVKHTSEVPAGLEKLDSERVATIVYSF, from the coding sequence ATGAAACCGTCAATTATATCAAGCAGCATAGCCGCACTGCTGTTAAGCGCCAGCGCTCAGGCAACGCCTTTTTCTGGAGAGGCCGAGCTGGGCTGGATCAGCACCAGTGGCAACACTGAAACCGACAGCCTGACCATTAAAGCCAAAGGTGAAAAGGCCTATGGCAAAGTGAAGCATCATATAGCAGGTGAAGTACTTAGAAGCTCTAATACAACTGCAGGTGTAAAGAGGGATACCGCCAAGCGCTATCTGCTGGCTTACAAAGCTGACTACACCCTCACCGATAAAGGCTATGCATTTTTGAGCCTCAACTACGAAAATGACCGCTTTAGTGGTTACGATCGCCGCACCAGTGAACTGGTCGGTTACGGCCATCAATTCCACGACAACGAAACAATCAAAAGCCGCGCTGAATTATCGGTAGGTGCGCGCCAAAGCACACTAACCACTGCGGTAAATGGTGATGACAGCGAGAGTGAAACAGTCGTCAAGTTGCAAGGTAACCTGGAATGGACGGTGAGCGAAACCACGCTCTTCAGCCAAGATATAGCCATCGAAGTGGGTGATGAGAGCACTATCAGCAAATCAATCAGCGCTCTAAAAGTTAATATTAACAGCAGCCTCGCAATGAAACTAACCTACACCGTTAAACACACATCAGAAGTACCTGCCGGGCTAGAGAAGCTGGATAGCGAACGGGTTGCCACGATTGTTTACTCTTTTTAG
- a CDS encoding cold-shock protein has translation MSKTTGTVKWFNEEKGFGFITQDNGGADVFVHFRAIASDGFKTLSEGQKVEFDTEQGQKGLQAANVTPL, from the coding sequence ATGTCTAAAACAACTGGTACAGTTAAGTGGTTCAACGAAGAGAAAGGTTTTGGTTTCATCACTCAGGATAATGGTGGTGCCGATGTGTTTGTTCACTTCCGTGCGATCGCTAGTGATGGTTTTAAAACTTTGAGCGAAGGCCAAAAGGTTGAGTTCGATACAGAGCAAGGTCAAAAAGGCCTGCAAGCTGCCAATGTAACGCCTCTATAG